Proteins encoded by one window of Labrus bergylta chromosome 2, fLabBer1.1, whole genome shotgun sequence:
- the mtmr3 gene encoding myotubularin-related protein 3 isoform X2 gives MEEEGQQGVESIQANQNFPKKSPVLEEENMQVPFPELHGEFTEYVGRAEDAIIATSNYRLHIKFKESVVNVPLQLIECAECRDMFQLHVTCKDCKVIRCQFSTFEQCQEWLKRLNSVVRPPTRLEDLFSFAFHAWCMNVYAGEKEQHGELCRPGEHVTSWFKNEVERMGFDTQNAWRISDINSKFRLCPSYPQQLLVPAWITDKELENVAAFRSWKRFPAVVYRHQTTGAVIARCGQPEVSWWGWRNADDEHLVQSIAKACAVDGSSHKHLSNGGGYTNGSDLSDTDFESSMTNSSEVETLAIQPHKLLILDARSYAAAVANRAKGGGCECPEYYPNCEVVFMGMANIHSIRKSFQSLRFLCTQMPDPANWLSALESTKWLQHLSLLLKAALLVVNAVDRDHRPVLVHCSDGWDRTPQIVALSKLLLDPFYRTIEGFQVLVETEWLDFGHKFADRCGHGENSEDLNERCPVFLQWLDCVHQLQRQFPCSFEFNEAFLVKLVQHTYSCLFGTFLCNSGKEREDRHVQERTCSVWSLLRPANRTLKNMLYSSHSEIVLHPVCHVRNLMLWTAVYLPSSSPTTPSDDSCAPYPVPGCNPEDTPLARRTKTRSFDNLPSACELGNSLAPNRRSSDPSLNEKWQDHRRSLELNMAVGPEGVGNQDQEVRPNRVGPYLEGGDSELDDSPQPRVTHAELGQGASGSPAETVEEAEEAELSVAVGVAEGQMENILQEATKEEALAEVQTEESTVVPHVINTVDTEVGREAQAEEDDLCAKVKGTHIQTETFANGNHRENEVTEAEEDVFLPLPAQESEKLEEQAAEVPQTADDLVKQDVENPSAQEELPHVEPCSGEPNQPVAQRTLTNGYVDSSPEERDVDEEPCPHSESDSGGDLEQVDQVDKRASLMESSTETLTEEGCTRLELPAHLPVCPSRQPCSEGRSHPPCSRKEKGLELGEHGFFRTLNGGSKHPSVSAFQSVGGDPIIRDGLCNGDNSEGEPCGGPHLAKGNGEKAPLSRQVSLASCNSLILHPRGSCSQHRWCHALLGRAAISPEQPSRGHLDDDGLTLHTDAIQQRLRQIEAGHQMEVETLKKQVQELWSRLENQQHCGSHRVNGDMGDEMTSMTDSEYNLDPNCLSRCSTEFFSEASWEQVDKQDTEVCCSDQSCELRPGCAFQVTRWYPDHLAAQCYGCESRFWLAARKHHCSGREPVQEVWNCGNVFCASCCDQKIPVPSQQLFEPTRVCKTCYGSLQLGPAPLDLELEKPIAASSN, from the exons gaggaggaggggcagcAGGGCGTGGAGAGTATCCAGGCCAATCAGAACTTCCCCAAGAAGTCCCCGGTCCTGGAGGAGGAAAACATGCAG GTGCCCTTTCCTGAGCTGCACGGGGAGTTCACAGAGTATGTGGGGAGAGCAGAGGACGCCATCATCGCCACGTCCAACTACCGTCTGCACATCAAGTTCAAAGAGTCCGTTGTCAAT GTTCCTCTTCAACTCATTGAATGTGCAGAGTGTCGCGACATGTTCCAGCTGCATGTCACTTGTAAGGACTGCAAAGTCATCAG GTGTCAGTTCTCCACCTTTGAGCAGTGTCAGGAGTGGCTGAAACGCCTGAATTCAGTAGTGCGCCCCCCGACTCGTCTGGAGGACCTCTTCTCTTTTGCATTCCACGCCTGGTGCATGAATGTATACGCCGGGGAGAAGGAACAGCACGGCGAGCTGTGCAGACCAG GGGAACACGTGACCTCCTGGTTCAAGAACGAGGTGGAGAGGATGGGCTTTGACACTCAAAATGCCTGGAGGATATCTGACATCAACAGCAAGTTCAG GCTGTGCCCCAGCTATCCTCAGCAGCTCCTGGTGCCCGCCTGGATCACTGACAAGGAGCTGGAAAATGTGGCCGCCTTCCGCTCCTGGAAGAGGTTTCCTGCTGTGGTTTACAG GCACCAGACAACTGGGGCCGTGATCGCCCGCTGCGGTCAACCTGAGGTCAGCTGGTGGGGCTGGAGGAACGCTGACGACGAGCACCTGGTGCAGTCCATCGCCAAGGCCTGCGCAGTCGACGGCAGCTCGCACAAGCACCTGTCCAACGGCGGCGGGTACACTAACGGCTCTGACCTGTCTGACACAGACTTTG AATCCTCCATGACCAACAGCTCAGAGGTGGAGACGTTGGCCATCCAGCCCCATAAGTTACTGATCCTGGATGCCCGGTCCTACGCTGCGGCTGTGGCTAACCGAGCCAAGGGGGGAGGCTGTGAATGCCCAG AATATTATCCTAACTGTGAGGTGGTGTTTATGGGCATGGCCAACATCCACTCCATTCGCAAGAGTTTCCAATCTCTGCGGTTCCTCTGTACTCAGATGCCTGACCCAGCTAa CTGGCTCTCTGCTCTGGAGAGCACCAAGTGGCTGCAGCATCTCTCCCTGCTGTTGAAGGCAGCGCTGCTGGTGGTTAATGCTGTGGACAGAGACCACAGGCCGGTCCTGGTGCACTGCTCTGACGGCTGGGACCGGACTCCTCAGATCGTGGCTTTATCGAAGCTGCTGCTGGACCCTTTCTACCGCACTATTGAG GGCTTCCAGGTTTTGGTGGAGACCGAGTGGCTGGACTTTGGCCACAAGTTTGCAGATCGATGCGGTCATGGAGAGAACTCTGAGGACTTGAATGAGCGCTGTCCTGTCTTCCTTCAGTGGCTGGACTGTGTTCACCAGCTGCAGAGACAGTTCCCATGCTCCTTTGAGTTTAATGAGGCCTTCCTA GTGAAACTCGTTCAGCACACCTACTCCTGTCTATTTGGCACCTTCCTGTGTAACAGCGGCAAGGAGAGGGAGGACCGGCACGTTCAGGAGAGGACCTGCTCTGTGTGGTCGCTGCTAAGACCGGCCAACCGCACCCTGAAGAACATGCTGTACTCCTCACACTCCGAGATT GTTCTGCACCCCGTGTGTCACGTTCGCAACCTGATGCTGTGGACTGCGGTCTACCTGCCCAGCTCCTCTCCCACTACCCCCTCAGATGACTCCTGTGCCCCCTACCCTGTGCCTGGTTGCAACCCAGAGGACACGCCCCTGGCCAG gcGTACAAAGACACGCTCCTTTGACAACTTGCCAAGTGCATGTGAGCTGGGAAATTCTCTGGCTCCTAACCGGCGCTCCAGTGACCCGAGCCTCAATGAGAAATGGCAGGACCACCGGCGTTCTCTGGAGCTCAACATGGCAGTGGGGCCTGAGGGAGTGGGGAACCAGGATCAGGAGGTGCGACCCAACAGAGTGGGGCCTTACCTCGAGGGAGGGGACTCGGAGCTGGACGACAGCCCTCAGCCCAGAGTCACACATGCTGAGCTGGGACAGGGAGCCTCCGGCAGCCCGGCAGAAACAGtagaggaagcagaggaggcggagctctctGTGGCTGTGGGTGTGGCCGAGGGCCAGATGGAGAACATCCTGCAGGAAGCCACTAAGGAGGAGGCATTGGCAGAAGTTCAGACAGAGGAAAGTACTGTTGTCCCGCATGTCATTAACACTGTTGACACAGAGGTGGGGAGAGAAGCACAAGCTGAGGAAGATGACCTATGTGCTAAGGTGAAGGGCACTCACATCCAGACAGAAACATTTGCAAATGGTAACCATCGAGAGAATGAGGTAACGGAGGCCGAGGAGGATGTAtttctccctcttcctgcaCAGGAATCAGAGAAATTGGAAGAACAAGCAGCTGAGGTCCCTCAGACAGCAGATGATCTAGTGAAGCAGGATGTAGAGAACCCCTCTGCACAAGAGGAGCTTCCACATGTGGAGCCCTGCTCAGGTGAACCAAATCAGCCAGTGGCCCAGAGAACTTTAACTAATGGCTATGTGGACAGCTCACCTGAAGAGCGAGATGTGGATGAGGAGCCCTGCCCTCACTCTGAATCTGATAGTGGAGGTGACTTGGAGCAGGTGGATCAGGTGGATAAGAGGGCATCCCTGATGGAAAGCTCCACAGAGACTTTAACTGAAGAGGGCTGCACCAGGTTGGAGCTGCCCGCACATCTGCCTGTTTGCCCGAGTCGGCAGCCCTGCAGTGAAGGCAGGAGCCATCCTCCCTGCTCCAGGAAAGAAAAAGGACTTGAGCTAGGTGAGCATGGCTTTTTCAGAACTTTAAACGGGGGCAGCAAGCATCCGTCTGTTAGTGCCTTTCAGTCCGTCGGCGGTGACCCCATCATCAGGGATGGGCTTTGCAACGGCGACAACTCAGAGGGGGAACCCTGCGGTGGACCTCACTTGGCCAAAGGAAACGGGGAGAAGGCCCCACTGAGTCGACAGGTGTCTTTGGCGAGCTGCAACTCCCTGATCCTCCATCCACGGGGCAGCTGCTCCCAGCACCGCTGGTGCCATGCCCTGCTGGGTCGGGCTGCAATCAGCCCCGAGCAGCCGTCCCGCGGCCATCTGGACGATGACGGGCTAACGCTGCACACAGACGCCATCCAGCAGAGACTGAGGCAGATTGAGGCGGGGCACCAGATGGAGGTGGAGACTCTAAAGAAACAGGTGCAGGAGCTGTGGAGCCGCCTGGAGAACCAGCAGCACTGTGGCTCCCACCGGGTCAACGGAGACATGGGAGATGAAATG ACCTCAATGACAGACTCCGAATACAACCTGGACCCCAACTGTTTGTCACGCTGTAGCACAGAGTTCTTCTCTGAAGCCAGCTGGGAGCAGGTGGACAAGCAGGACACTGAG GTTTGCTGCTCAGATCAAAGCTGTGAACTGAGACCGGGCTGTGCTTTCCAGGTGACCCGTTGGTACCCAGACCATTTGGCAGCCCAGTGTTACGGCTGTGAGAGCAGGTTCTGGCTCGCCGCGAGGAAGCATCACTGCAG TGGCAGGGAGCCAGTCCAGGAGGTTTG gaacTGTGGTAACGTGTTCTGTGCCAGCTGCTGTGACCAGAAGATCCCCGTGCCAAGCCAGCAGCTGTTTGAGCCCACCCGCGTCTGTAAGACCTGCTACGGGAGCCTTCAGCTGGGCCCGGCTCCCCTGGATCTGGAGCTGGAGAAACCCATCGCAGCCAGCTCTAATTGA
- the mtmr3 gene encoding myotubularin-related protein 3 isoform X3 yields the protein MEEEGQQGVESIQANQNFPKKSPVLEEENMQVPFPELHGEFTEYVGRAEDAIIATSNYRLHIKFKESVVNVPLQLIECAECRDMFQLHVTCKDCKVIRCQFSTFEQCQEWLKRLNSVVRPPTRLEDLFSFAFHAWCMNVYAGEKEQHGELCRPGEHVTSWFKNEVERMGFDTQNAWRISDINSKFRLCPSYPQQLLVPAWITDKELENVAAFRSWKRFPAVVYRHQTTGAVIARCGQPEVSWWGWRNADDEHLVQSIAKACAVDGSSHKHLSNGGGYTNGSDLSDTDFESSMTNSSEVETLAIQPHKLLILDARSYAAAVANRAKGGGCECPEYYPNCEVVFMGMANIHSIRKSFQSLRFLCTQMPDPANWLSALESTKWLQHLSLLLKAALLVVNAVDRDHRPVLVHCSDGWDRTPQIVALSKLLLDPFYRTIEGFQVLVETEWLDFGHKFADRCGHGENSEDLNERCPVFLQWLDCVHQLQRQFPCSFEFNEAFLVKLVQHTYSCLFGTFLCNSGKEREDRHVQERTCSVWSLLRPANRTLKNMLYSSHSEIVLHPVCHVRNLMLWTAVYLPSSSPTTPSDDSCAPYPVPGCNPEDTPLARRTKTRSFDNLPSACELGNSLAPNRRSSDPSLNEKWQDHRRSLELNMAVGPEGVGNQDQEVRPNRVGPYLEGGDSELDDSPQPRVTHAELGQGASGSPAETVEEAEEAELSVAVGVAEGQMENILQEATKEEALAEVQTEESTVVPHVINTVDTEVGREAQAEEDDLCAKVKGTHIQTETFANGNHRENEVTEAEEDVFLPLPAQESEKLEEQAAEVPQTADDLVKQDVENPSAQEELPHVEPCSGEPNQPVAQRTLTNGYVDSSPEERDVDEEPCPHSESDSGGDLEQVDQVDKRASLMESSTETLTEEGCTRLELPAHLPVCPSRQPCSEGRSHPPCSRKEKGLELGEHGFFRTLNGGSKHPSVSAFQSVGGDPIIRDGLCNGDNSEGEPCGGPHLAKGNGEKAPLSRQVSLASCNSLILHPRGSCSQHRWCHALLGRAAISPEQPSRGHLDDDGLTLHTDAIQQRLRQIEAGHQMEVETLKKQVQELWSRLENQQHCGSHRVNGDMGDEMTSMTDSEYNLDPNCLSRCSTEFFSEASWEQVDKQDTEVTRWYPDHLAAQCYGCESRFWLAARKHHCSGREPVQEVWNCGNVFCASCCDQKIPVPSQQLFEPTRVCKTCYGSLQLGPAPLDLELEKPIAASSN from the exons gaggaggaggggcagcAGGGCGTGGAGAGTATCCAGGCCAATCAGAACTTCCCCAAGAAGTCCCCGGTCCTGGAGGAGGAAAACATGCAG GTGCCCTTTCCTGAGCTGCACGGGGAGTTCACAGAGTATGTGGGGAGAGCAGAGGACGCCATCATCGCCACGTCCAACTACCGTCTGCACATCAAGTTCAAAGAGTCCGTTGTCAAT GTTCCTCTTCAACTCATTGAATGTGCAGAGTGTCGCGACATGTTCCAGCTGCATGTCACTTGTAAGGACTGCAAAGTCATCAG GTGTCAGTTCTCCACCTTTGAGCAGTGTCAGGAGTGGCTGAAACGCCTGAATTCAGTAGTGCGCCCCCCGACTCGTCTGGAGGACCTCTTCTCTTTTGCATTCCACGCCTGGTGCATGAATGTATACGCCGGGGAGAAGGAACAGCACGGCGAGCTGTGCAGACCAG GGGAACACGTGACCTCCTGGTTCAAGAACGAGGTGGAGAGGATGGGCTTTGACACTCAAAATGCCTGGAGGATATCTGACATCAACAGCAAGTTCAG GCTGTGCCCCAGCTATCCTCAGCAGCTCCTGGTGCCCGCCTGGATCACTGACAAGGAGCTGGAAAATGTGGCCGCCTTCCGCTCCTGGAAGAGGTTTCCTGCTGTGGTTTACAG GCACCAGACAACTGGGGCCGTGATCGCCCGCTGCGGTCAACCTGAGGTCAGCTGGTGGGGCTGGAGGAACGCTGACGACGAGCACCTGGTGCAGTCCATCGCCAAGGCCTGCGCAGTCGACGGCAGCTCGCACAAGCACCTGTCCAACGGCGGCGGGTACACTAACGGCTCTGACCTGTCTGACACAGACTTTG AATCCTCCATGACCAACAGCTCAGAGGTGGAGACGTTGGCCATCCAGCCCCATAAGTTACTGATCCTGGATGCCCGGTCCTACGCTGCGGCTGTGGCTAACCGAGCCAAGGGGGGAGGCTGTGAATGCCCAG AATATTATCCTAACTGTGAGGTGGTGTTTATGGGCATGGCCAACATCCACTCCATTCGCAAGAGTTTCCAATCTCTGCGGTTCCTCTGTACTCAGATGCCTGACCCAGCTAa CTGGCTCTCTGCTCTGGAGAGCACCAAGTGGCTGCAGCATCTCTCCCTGCTGTTGAAGGCAGCGCTGCTGGTGGTTAATGCTGTGGACAGAGACCACAGGCCGGTCCTGGTGCACTGCTCTGACGGCTGGGACCGGACTCCTCAGATCGTGGCTTTATCGAAGCTGCTGCTGGACCCTTTCTACCGCACTATTGAG GGCTTCCAGGTTTTGGTGGAGACCGAGTGGCTGGACTTTGGCCACAAGTTTGCAGATCGATGCGGTCATGGAGAGAACTCTGAGGACTTGAATGAGCGCTGTCCTGTCTTCCTTCAGTGGCTGGACTGTGTTCACCAGCTGCAGAGACAGTTCCCATGCTCCTTTGAGTTTAATGAGGCCTTCCTA GTGAAACTCGTTCAGCACACCTACTCCTGTCTATTTGGCACCTTCCTGTGTAACAGCGGCAAGGAGAGGGAGGACCGGCACGTTCAGGAGAGGACCTGCTCTGTGTGGTCGCTGCTAAGACCGGCCAACCGCACCCTGAAGAACATGCTGTACTCCTCACACTCCGAGATT GTTCTGCACCCCGTGTGTCACGTTCGCAACCTGATGCTGTGGACTGCGGTCTACCTGCCCAGCTCCTCTCCCACTACCCCCTCAGATGACTCCTGTGCCCCCTACCCTGTGCCTGGTTGCAACCCAGAGGACACGCCCCTGGCCAG gcGTACAAAGACACGCTCCTTTGACAACTTGCCAAGTGCATGTGAGCTGGGAAATTCTCTGGCTCCTAACCGGCGCTCCAGTGACCCGAGCCTCAATGAGAAATGGCAGGACCACCGGCGTTCTCTGGAGCTCAACATGGCAGTGGGGCCTGAGGGAGTGGGGAACCAGGATCAGGAGGTGCGACCCAACAGAGTGGGGCCTTACCTCGAGGGAGGGGACTCGGAGCTGGACGACAGCCCTCAGCCCAGAGTCACACATGCTGAGCTGGGACAGGGAGCCTCCGGCAGCCCGGCAGAAACAGtagaggaagcagaggaggcggagctctctGTGGCTGTGGGTGTGGCCGAGGGCCAGATGGAGAACATCCTGCAGGAAGCCACTAAGGAGGAGGCATTGGCAGAAGTTCAGACAGAGGAAAGTACTGTTGTCCCGCATGTCATTAACACTGTTGACACAGAGGTGGGGAGAGAAGCACAAGCTGAGGAAGATGACCTATGTGCTAAGGTGAAGGGCACTCACATCCAGACAGAAACATTTGCAAATGGTAACCATCGAGAGAATGAGGTAACGGAGGCCGAGGAGGATGTAtttctccctcttcctgcaCAGGAATCAGAGAAATTGGAAGAACAAGCAGCTGAGGTCCCTCAGACAGCAGATGATCTAGTGAAGCAGGATGTAGAGAACCCCTCTGCACAAGAGGAGCTTCCACATGTGGAGCCCTGCTCAGGTGAACCAAATCAGCCAGTGGCCCAGAGAACTTTAACTAATGGCTATGTGGACAGCTCACCTGAAGAGCGAGATGTGGATGAGGAGCCCTGCCCTCACTCTGAATCTGATAGTGGAGGTGACTTGGAGCAGGTGGATCAGGTGGATAAGAGGGCATCCCTGATGGAAAGCTCCACAGAGACTTTAACTGAAGAGGGCTGCACCAGGTTGGAGCTGCCCGCACATCTGCCTGTTTGCCCGAGTCGGCAGCCCTGCAGTGAAGGCAGGAGCCATCCTCCCTGCTCCAGGAAAGAAAAAGGACTTGAGCTAGGTGAGCATGGCTTTTTCAGAACTTTAAACGGGGGCAGCAAGCATCCGTCTGTTAGTGCCTTTCAGTCCGTCGGCGGTGACCCCATCATCAGGGATGGGCTTTGCAACGGCGACAACTCAGAGGGGGAACCCTGCGGTGGACCTCACTTGGCCAAAGGAAACGGGGAGAAGGCCCCACTGAGTCGACAGGTGTCTTTGGCGAGCTGCAACTCCCTGATCCTCCATCCACGGGGCAGCTGCTCCCAGCACCGCTGGTGCCATGCCCTGCTGGGTCGGGCTGCAATCAGCCCCGAGCAGCCGTCCCGCGGCCATCTGGACGATGACGGGCTAACGCTGCACACAGACGCCATCCAGCAGAGACTGAGGCAGATTGAGGCGGGGCACCAGATGGAGGTGGAGACTCTAAAGAAACAGGTGCAGGAGCTGTGGAGCCGCCTGGAGAACCAGCAGCACTGTGGCTCCCACCGGGTCAACGGAGACATGGGAGATGAAATG ACCTCAATGACAGACTCCGAATACAACCTGGACCCCAACTGTTTGTCACGCTGTAGCACAGAGTTCTTCTCTGAAGCCAGCTGGGAGCAGGTGGACAAGCAGGACACTGAG GTGACCCGTTGGTACCCAGACCATTTGGCAGCCCAGTGTTACGGCTGTGAGAGCAGGTTCTGGCTCGCCGCGAGGAAGCATCACTGCAG TGGCAGGGAGCCAGTCCAGGAGGTTTG gaacTGTGGTAACGTGTTCTGTGCCAGCTGCTGTGACCAGAAGATCCCCGTGCCAAGCCAGCAGCTGTTTGAGCCCACCCGCGTCTGTAAGACCTGCTACGGGAGCCTTCAGCTGGGCCCGGCTCCCCTGGATCTGGAGCTGGAGAAACCCATCGCAGCCAGCTCTAATTGA